The proteins below are encoded in one region of Penaeus monodon isolate SGIC_2016 chromosome 32, NSTDA_Pmon_1, whole genome shotgun sequence:
- the LOC119593273 gene encoding oxytocin receptor-like, with protein MDWTSSRNATALSAWDPHTSTADANVSQAFTSVFEDYGMIGDVGPSVGSDFYDGGSSAAGVGNASAGDVGVSRDEALVVWEIITLVLIFTLTVFGNVVVLFMLLVRRKKLTRMCYFILSLCMSDLITAFLNVLPQLIWEVTYRFHGGGFLCKAVKFGQLLGPYLNSYLLVMTALDRYQVICYPLSNCSWTPRSSKNMIFVAWVLALGSCTPQVFIFNYQEVAAGTWDCWASFIPPWGPKAYVTWYALSVFIVPLFILIFVYSCICRTLWVNSKLKQMDDHTRRSISRAKIKTVKLTVTVILCYVSCSAPFISVQLWHVWDPNAPSSPFYNGAAFTILTLLASLNSVVNPWIFLGFNENLTQLLRSLCACRLPSRWGRWRSPTFRSSDSTKNFRLTVFTTTEGDNLTLRRPSVSNRLTTTSN; from the exons ATGGACTGGACCAGTTCGCGCAACGCCACCGCTCTTTCAGCGTGGGATCCTCATACCTCCACCGCTGACGCCAACGTTTCGCAGGCTTTCACGAGCGTCTTCGAGGACTACGGCATGATCGGCGACGTCGGGCCGAGCGTCGGCTCCGACTTCTACGACGGCGGGTCGTCCGCGGCGGGCGTGGGCAATGCCAGCGCGGGTGACGTGGGCGTGTCCCGAGACGAGGCGCTGGTCGTGTGGGAGATCATCACGTTGGTCCTGATCTTCACCTTGACCGTGTTCGGCAACGTGGTGGTGCTGTTCATGCTGCTGGTGCGGCGCAAGAAGCTCACCCGGATGTGCTACTTCATCCTGAGCCTGTGCATGTCCGACCTCATCACGGCCTTCCTGAACGTGCTGCCGCAGCTCATCTGGGAGGTCACCTACAGGTTCCACGGCGGAGGTTTCCTGTGCAAGGCCGTCAAATTCGGCCAGCTGCTCGGGCCTTATCTGAACTCGTACCTGCTGGTGATGACGGCGCTCGACCGCTACCAGGTCATCTGCTACCCGCTGTCGAACTGCTCGTGGACGCCCCGTAGCTCCAAGAACATGATCTTCGTGGCGTGGGTGCTGGCGCTCGGCTCCTGCACGCCGCAGGTCTTCATCTTCAACTACCAGGAGGTGGCCGCCGGGACATGGGACTGCTGGGCTTCCTTCATACCACCGTGGGGCCCGAAGGCCTACGTCACGTGGTATGCTCTCTCCGTCTTCATAGTGcctctcttcatcctcatttTTGTGTACTCCTGCATCTGCCGGACGCTGTGGGTAAACTCCAAGCTCAAGCAGATGGACGACCACACGCGGCGGAG CATCAGCCGCGCCAAGATCAAGACCGTCAAGCTGACAGTCACTGTCATCCTCTGCTACGTCAGCTGCTCGGCGCCCTTCATCTCCGTCCAGCTGTGGCACGTGTGGGACCCCAACGCGCCCTCGTCACCTTTCTACAACG GCGCGGCGTTCACCATCCTCACCCTTCTGGCGTCGCTCAACAGCGTGGTGAACCCGTGGATCTTCCTGGGCTTCAACGAGAACCTGACGCAGCTCCTTCGGTCTCTGTGCGCGTGTCGCCTACCCTCCCGGTGGGGACGTTGGCGATCCCCGACCTTCAGGAGCTCAGACAGCACCAAAAACTTCCGCCTCACCGTCTTCACGACCACCGAGGGGGACAACCTGACTCTGAGACGACCCTCGGTCAGCAACAGACTCACGACAACTTCCAATTAG